The Nitrososphaerota archaeon genome has a segment encoding these proteins:
- a CDS encoding 30S ribosomal protein S26e encodes MTKKRKSRGRSKGGKGRSDLVQCSNCGTLVPKDKAKKLTTRVGLVEPMLARELRAQGAYIATSRTLKYYCVSCAVHFGLVKVRAKDERRFR; translated from the coding sequence ATGACAAAGAAGCGCAAGAGTAGGGGCCGTTCAAAAGGCGGCAAAGGACGATCAGACTTAGTTCAGTGTAGTAACTGCGGAACCCTAGTTCCAAAAGACAAGGCGAAGAAGCTCACGACAAGGGTGGGCTTGGTGGAACCAATGCTTGCGAGGGAATTGAGGGCGCAGGGGGCATACATTGCAACAAGCAGGACACTAAAGTACTATTGTGTATCGTGCGCGGTTCACTTCGGATTGGTCAAAGTCAGGGCAAAAGATGAGAGAAGGTTTAGGTAA
- a CDS encoding elongation factor Tu, with amino-acid sequence MKSFNLAVLGDFSIADQLGKAGSKSDITFYEKKTPDSISCFIVPSGFPDKIQPLIQTIALSEYIILNPAKIDKALGEQIVALDNMKIERGFIISSWLDDELMKLIRSTVLERYEFVTLEELRQKIESLPEVSQNGQTKVLVDASFEVKGAGTVVLGVVRRGTVKQHDELEVFPQKKSISVRSIQMHDDDVESAPSPARVGLSIKGLTAKEINRGDALAAQNSLQVSNELKVGFEKSRFYKGEINASWTYHLCIGLQIKPVKIKVDNGMTITAEKPIAYEPQESCAILDLNSTSTRIMGNGTVIG; translated from the coding sequence ATGAAATCGTTCAATCTTGCTGTGCTTGGCGACTTCTCCATTGCAGACCAATTGGGCAAAGCTGGTTCGAAGAGCGATATCACCTTCTACGAAAAGAAGACACCCGATAGCATATCTTGCTTTATTGTGCCTTCAGGTTTCCCTGACAAAATTCAACCTCTAATCCAGACGATCGCGCTTTCTGAATACATCATCTTGAACCCTGCAAAGATCGACAAGGCTCTTGGCGAGCAGATAGTTGCCCTTGACAACATGAAGATTGAAAGAGGGTTCATAATCTCAAGCTGGTTAGATGACGAATTAATGAAGCTCATCAGATCTACAGTTCTTGAAAGATACGAATTTGTAACTCTTGAAGAACTAAGGCAGAAGATTGAAAGTCTTCCAGAAGTTTCGCAAAATGGCCAGACAAAGGTTTTGGTCGATGCTTCCTTTGAGGTGAAGGGCGCAGGAACCGTAGTATTGGGAGTCGTGCGCAGAGGAACAGTCAAACAGCACGATGAATTGGAAGTATTCCCGCAAAAGAAATCCATCTCAGTAAGATCGATACAGATGCACGATGACGATGTTGAGTCTGCACCGTCACCAGCAAGAGTAGGCTTGTCGATAAAAGGCCTGACCGCTAAAGAGATTAATAGAGGAGATGCTCTAGCGGCACAAAATTCCCTGCAGGTCAGCAATGAATTGAAGGTGGGGTTCGAGAAGAGCCGCTTTTACAAAGGGGAGATTAATGCATCTTGGACGTACCATCTTTGCATAGGCCTTCAGATCAAGCCAGTAAAGATTAAGGTCGATAATGGGATGACAATTACGGCAGAGAAACCAATAGCGTATGAGCCTCAAGAAAGCTGCGCAATTCTGGACCTCAACTCAACATCAACAAGAATAATGGGAAACGGGACAGTAATAGGATAA